A stretch of the Mustela nigripes isolate SB6536 chromosome X, MUSNIG.SB6536, whole genome shotgun sequence genome encodes the following:
- the CHST7 gene encoding carbohydrate sulfotransferase 7: protein MKGRRRRRREYCKFALLLVLYTLVLLLIPSVLDGGRDGDKGAGHCPGVQRSLGVWSLEAAAAGEREQGGEARPAEEGGNAGQSPGVPGNFSGAVGEAVSREKQHIYVHATWRTGSSFLGELFNQHPDVFYLYEPMWHLWQALYPGDAESLQGALRDMLRSLFRCDFSVLRLYAPPGDPAARAPGAANLTTAALFRWRTNKVICSPPLCPGAPRARAEVGLVEDATCERSCPPVALRALEAECRKYPVVVIKDVRLLDLGVLVPLLRDPGLNLKVVQLFRDPRAVHNSRLKSRQGLLRESIQVLRTRQRGDRFHRVLLAHGVGARPGGQSRALPAAPRADFFLTGALEVICEAWLRDLLFARGAPAWLRRRYLRLRYEDLVRQPRTQLRRLLRFSGLRALAALDAFALNMTRGAAYGADRPFHLSARDAREAVHAWRERLSREQVRQVEAACAPAMRLLAYPRSGEEGDLEQPVDEESPPDTEADGAT, encoded by the coding sequence ATGAagggccggcggcggcggcgccgggaGTACTGCAAGTTCGCGCTGCTGTTGGTGCTGTACACGCTGGTGCTGCTGCTCATCCCCTCCGTGCTGGACGGCGGCCGCGACGGTGACAAGGGCGCTGGGCACTGCCCAGGCGTGCAGCGCAGCCTGGGAGTCTGGAGcctggaggcggcggcggcgggcgagCGCGAGCAGGGCGGGGAGGCGCGGCCGGCTGAGGAGGGCGGCAACGCAGGCCAGTCCCCCGGGGTTCCGGGCAACTTCAGCGGCGCCGTCGGGGAGGCGGTGTCGCGCGAGAAGCAGCACATCTACGTGCATGCCACCTGGCGCACAGGCTCGTCGTTCCTGGGCGAGCTCTTTAACCAGCACCCGGACGTTTTCTACTTGTATGAGCCCATGTGGCATCTGTGGCAGGCGCTGTATCCGGGCGACGCCGAAAGCCTGCAGGGCGCGCTGCGCGACATGCTGCGCTCGCTCTTCCGCTGCGACTTCTCGGTCCTGCGGCTGTACGCGCCACCGGGGGACCCGGCCGCGCGCGCCCCGGGCGCGGCCAATCTCACCACGGCCGCCCTTTTTCGCTGGCGGACCAACAAGGTCATCTGTTCGCCGCCGCTGTGCCCCGGCGCCCCCCGTGCCCGCGCTGAGGTCGGCCTCGTCGAGGATGCAACCTGCGAGCGCAGCTGCCCGCCCGTGGCTCTGCGCGCCTTGGAGGCCGAGTGCCGCAAGTACCCGGTGGTAGTCATCAAGGACGTGCGCCTCCTCGACCTGGGCGTGCTGGTGCCTCTGCTGCGTGACCCCGGCCTCAATCTGAAGGTGGTGCAACTTTTCCGCGACCCGCGGGCCGTGCACAACTCGCGCCTCAAGTCCAGGCAGGGGCTGCTGCGCGAGAGCATCCAGGTGCTGCGCACCCGCCAGCGGGGTGACCGCTTCCACCGCGTGCTACTGGCGCACGGCGTGGGCGCTCGGCCCGGGGGCCAGTCCCGTGCCCTGCCCGCCGCGCCGCGCGCGGACTTCTTCCTGACCGGCGCGCTTGAGGTGATCTGCGAAGCCTGGCTGCGCGACCTGCTGTTCGCGCGCGGCGCGCCCGCCTGGCTGCGGCGCCGCTACCTGAGGCTGCGCTACGAGGACCTGGTGCGGCAGCCGCGCACCCAGCTGCGCCGCCTGCTGCGCTTCTCCGGGCTGCGCGCGCTCGCCGCCCTCGACGCCTTTGCGCTCAACATGACGCGGGGCGCGGCCTACGGTGCGGACCGACCTTTCCACCTGTCGGCGAGGGACGCCCGCGAGGCCGTGCACGCCTGGCGCGAGCGCCTGAGCCGAGAGCAGGTTCGCCAGGTGGAGGCGGCCTGCGCTCCAGCCATGCGCCTGCTGGCCTACCCTCGCAGTGGAGAGGAGGGCGACCTGGAGCAACCCGTGGACGAGGAGAGCCCGCCTGACACTGAGGCCGATGGCGCCA